The Xanthomonas indica genome has a segment encoding these proteins:
- a CDS encoding TonB-dependent receptor gives MRRTLFLSIALALHAGAAGAQTAPVAVDAIPAQPLARALNALSRQTGLQFVYAAGNTGNPQTHGSRAGAAPEQALQQLLDGTGLRYRFLTPTTVTIEAANAPAEAAATVPATMTAAPTPTTPADAPVKQLDGIQVLGSYAGSLSAALREKRYADSVVDVIAAEDIGKLPAQNVAEALQRVPGVSIVRDRGEGVYVRVRGLGPNFQVTTLNGQTMAVNENVRTSGQTGRQFRYDTLPAELVAGLDVIKSPTADLDEGAIGGIVNVRTFRPLELGKPLTNVSLESSQAQRTHANDPRVSGLFNWVNADGTFGLLLSGAYAQRSLRQDRVNEVSWDYYRDGVPGVPGAHYVPTGLRPTLELEQRERTGIAASLQWKPSAAWETNLDLLYAKQTVHYDEYSLGVGFDSLAKLSNLRVAHGGIAGFDYRNGQVQISRETSGITDDNRSARLSSTWSGDAWTLGAVAFHSQAHSYDSDPIRRTRLRSGTTLSMRVDMPQADGDDVPDWRFTNGFDPTNPASVAGRRLEWREIDARDKEDALQLDAKRALGDGFFRDLKFGAKYRQRSRTYDRADLLLTSIAGVRFPAGNFTALPVDDMLADANGSLPRQWLAPIESTFFGTWPTAADLVNTPNSADLQNSYEVKEKIGSAYAMADFGSELAGRELRGNLGVRLVRTEQTTDGHADVNGSAQPVHFARSYSNALPSFNAAWDVREDMVLRSSAAKVITRPDLTDLSSKLTFNSSGEILTASGGNPSLRPFEAWQYDLTFEWYIDGTSALTGGVFYKDISRFIQTQLSNLQYQGQTYLLSSKTNGSQASVKGVEVAYQQVFAGLPAPLDGLGMQLNYTWTDSEATYRDGNRTFTDSLEGVAKNTYNAVLFYEKGPLMARVSYSWSDDIVNAVGTANVATLNSDQFGSLDANVAWKVNDTLSVFVNAINLTGAVQRQYVGDRLFGGYTDYGRTWSVGVRARF, from the coding sequence ATGCGCCGCACCCTGTTCCTTTCCATCGCCCTCGCCCTGCATGCCGGCGCCGCCGGCGCGCAGACCGCGCCCGTCGCGGTCGATGCGATTCCCGCGCAGCCGCTGGCGCGCGCGCTCAACGCGCTGTCGCGGCAAACCGGCCTGCAGTTCGTCTATGCCGCCGGCAACACCGGCAATCCGCAGACCCATGGCAGCCGCGCCGGCGCGGCGCCGGAACAGGCCCTGCAGCAACTGCTCGACGGTACCGGCCTGCGCTACCGCTTCCTGACCCCGACCACGGTGACGATCGAGGCGGCGAACGCGCCGGCCGAGGCTGCCGCCACCGTGCCGGCGACCATGACCGCCGCACCGACACCGACAACGCCGGCGGACGCGCCGGTCAAGCAACTGGACGGCATCCAGGTGCTCGGCAGCTACGCCGGCAGCCTCAGCGCCGCGCTGCGCGAGAAGCGCTACGCCGACAGCGTGGTCGACGTGATCGCCGCCGAGGACATCGGCAAGCTGCCGGCGCAGAACGTGGCCGAAGCGCTGCAGCGCGTGCCCGGCGTGTCGATCGTGCGCGACCGCGGCGAAGGCGTGTACGTGCGCGTGCGCGGCCTCGGGCCCAACTTCCAGGTGACCACGCTCAACGGCCAGACCATGGCGGTCAACGAGAACGTGCGCACCTCCGGCCAGACCGGCCGCCAGTTCCGCTACGACACGCTGCCGGCGGAACTGGTCGCCGGCCTGGACGTGATCAAGAGTCCCACCGCCGACCTGGACGAGGGCGCGATCGGCGGCATCGTCAACGTACGCACGTTTCGCCCGCTGGAACTGGGCAAACCCCTGACCAACGTGTCGCTGGAGTCGAGCCAGGCGCAGCGCACCCACGCCAACGATCCGCGCGTGTCCGGCCTGTTCAACTGGGTCAACGCCGACGGCACCTTCGGCCTGCTGCTCTCCGGCGCCTATGCGCAGCGCAGCCTGCGCCAGGACCGGGTCAACGAGGTGAGCTGGGACTACTACCGCGACGGCGTGCCGGGCGTGCCCGGCGCCCACTACGTGCCCACCGGCCTGCGCCCGACGCTGGAACTGGAGCAGCGCGAACGCACCGGCATCGCCGCTTCGCTGCAATGGAAGCCGAGCGCAGCCTGGGAAACCAACCTGGACCTGCTGTACGCCAAGCAGACCGTGCACTACGACGAATACAGCCTGGGCGTGGGCTTCGACAGCCTGGCCAAGCTCAGCAACCTGCGCGTGGCGCACGGCGGCATCGCCGGCTTCGACTACCGCAACGGCCAGGTGCAGATCTCGCGCGAGACCTCCGGCATCACCGACGACAACCGCAGCGCGCGCCTGTCCAGCACCTGGAGCGGCGATGCGTGGACGCTGGGCGCGGTGGCGTTCCACTCGCAGGCGCACAGCTACGACTCCGATCCGATCCGGCGTACGCGCCTGCGCAGCGGCACCACCCTGTCGATGCGCGTGGACATGCCACAGGCCGATGGCGACGACGTGCCCGACTGGCGCTTCACCAACGGCTTCGACCCGACCAACCCGGCCAGCGTGGCCGGGCGCCGCCTGGAATGGCGCGAGATCGATGCGCGCGACAAGGAGGACGCGCTGCAGCTCGACGCCAAGCGCGCGCTCGGCGACGGTTTCTTCCGCGACCTCAAGTTCGGCGCCAAGTACCGGCAGCGATCGCGCACCTACGATCGCGCCGACCTGCTGCTGACCAGCATCGCCGGCGTGCGCTTCCCGGCCGGCAACTTCACCGCGCTGCCGGTGGACGACATGCTCGCCGACGCCAACGGCAGCCTGCCGCGGCAGTGGCTGGCGCCGATCGAATCGACCTTCTTCGGCACCTGGCCGACCGCGGCCGACCTGGTCAACACGCCCAACAGCGCCGACCTGCAGAACTCCTACGAGGTGAAGGAGAAGATCGGCTCGGCCTACGCGATGGCCGACTTCGGCAGCGAACTGGCCGGCCGCGAACTGCGCGGCAACCTCGGCGTGCGCCTGGTGCGCACCGAGCAGACCACCGACGGCCACGCCGATGTCAACGGCAGCGCGCAACCGGTGCACTTCGCGCGCAGCTACAGCAACGCGCTGCCCTCGTTCAACGCCGCCTGGGACGTGCGCGAGGACATGGTGCTGCGCAGCTCCGCGGCCAAGGTCATCACCCGCCCCGACCTCACCGACCTGTCGTCCAAGCTCACCTTCAATTCCAGCGGCGAAATCCTCACTGCCAGCGGCGGCAATCCGTCGCTGCGTCCGTTCGAGGCCTGGCAGTACGACCTGACCTTCGAGTGGTACATCGACGGCACCTCGGCGCTGACCGGCGGCGTGTTCTACAAGGACATCTCGCGCTTCATCCAGACCCAGTTGTCGAACCTGCAGTACCAGGGCCAGACCTACCTGCTCTCGTCCAAGACCAACGGCAGCCAGGCCAGCGTCAAGGGCGTGGAAGTGGCCTACCAGCAGGTCTTCGCCGGCCTGCCGGCGCCGCTGGACGGGCTGGGCATGCAGCTCAACTACACCTGGACCGACAGCGAGGCCACCTACCGCGACGGCAACCGCACCTTCACCGACAGCCTCGAAGGCGTGGCCAAGAACACCTACAACGCGGTGCTGTTCTACGAGAAGGGGCCGCTGATGGCGCGGGTGAGCTACAGCTGGAGCGACGACATCGTCAACGCGGTCGGCACCGCCAACGTCGCCACGCTCAACAGCGACCAGTTCGGCAGCCTCGACGCCAACGTGGCCTGGAAGGTCAACGACACCCTGTCGGTGTTCGTCAACGCGATCAATCTCACCGGTGCCGTGCAGCGCCAGTACGTCGGCGACCGCCTGTTCGGCGGCTACACCGACTACGGCCGCACCTGGTCGGTGGGCGTGCGCGCGCGCTTCTGA
- a CDS encoding FecR domain-containing protein, with the protein MQPLDAKQEQQLLDWLTASPQHLREYLAMQRVAGDLGEALRGMDLDVDALLASDAAADGAAANNVIALPLPRRATATAPARAARFHAAPRWRLAAAAAVCAVAVLLGWAWPRPQTYRTALGEQRRVQLADGSVVRLNAQTQVRATLTPWSRRLQLLQGQASFVVAADRRPLQVQAGGLRVEDIGTTFDIALHRDQARIEVSAGRVHVWRQDQPQQPMLADLGAGQGARIDTADGRVEIGNEDVAAMHAWWQHRIVFRDEPLANVAEDFNRLNRTRLLIDDADAGAMRLTGNLRGDDLAALRAFLDAQPTLQVHASADGIHVRSRAPTPVRPQ; encoded by the coding sequence ATGCAGCCGCTGGATGCGAAACAGGAACAGCAGTTGCTGGACTGGCTGACCGCCTCGCCGCAGCACCTGCGCGAGTATCTGGCGATGCAGCGCGTGGCCGGCGACCTTGGCGAGGCGCTGCGCGGCATGGACCTGGACGTGGATGCCTTGCTGGCCAGCGACGCCGCCGCCGATGGTGCCGCAGCCAACAACGTGATCGCCCTGCCCTTGCCGCGGCGTGCGACCGCGACAGCACCAGCGCGCGCGGCGCGATTCCATGCCGCGCCACGCTGGCGCCTGGCCGCGGCCGCCGCGGTCTGCGCGGTCGCGGTGCTGCTCGGCTGGGCCTGGCCGCGCCCCCAGACCTACCGCACCGCGCTCGGCGAACAACGCCGCGTGCAACTGGCCGACGGCAGCGTGGTGCGGCTCAATGCGCAGACCCAGGTGCGCGCCACGCTGACGCCGTGGAGCCGGAGGCTGCAGTTGCTGCAGGGCCAGGCCAGTTTCGTGGTCGCCGCCGACCGCCGCCCACTGCAGGTGCAGGCCGGCGGCCTGCGCGTGGAAGATATCGGCACCACCTTCGACATCGCCCTGCACCGGGATCAGGCCCGCATCGAGGTGTCGGCCGGTCGCGTGCACGTATGGCGCCAGGACCAACCGCAGCAGCCGATGCTGGCCGATCTCGGCGCCGGCCAGGGCGCGCGCATCGATACCGCCGATGGGCGGGTCGAAATCGGCAACGAGGACGTCGCGGCCATGCATGCCTGGTGGCAGCACCGCATCGTGTTCCGCGACGAACCGCTGGCCAATGTCGCCGAAGACTTCAACCGGCTCAACCGCACCCGCCTGCTGATCGACGACGCCGACGCGGGTGCGATGCGGCTGACCGGCAACCTGCGCGGCGACGATCTCGCCGCGTTGCGCGCCTTCCTGGATGCGCAGCCGACATTGCAGGTACACGCAAGCGCCGACGGCATCCACGTGCGCAGCCGCGCGCCGACGCCAGTACGCCCGCAGTAG
- a CDS encoding RNA polymerase sigma factor: MAAPPKRAWARMFAEHGPVLRGFFVRRGAREDAEDMVQETYLRLLRAHRQQGEAIANPEAYLYTVAQNLAREQAARRRQAPLRIDEMEQFSQLLAAGDDVEDSAHRRQRQQHLQALLADLPARTRAVLVMQYRDGLSYKQIAERMGVSPHMVKKHVVRGLSACRRALADSGDRW; this comes from the coding sequence GTGGCGGCTCCCCCCAAACGCGCATGGGCGCGCATGTTCGCCGAACACGGCCCGGTGCTGCGCGGCTTCTTCGTGCGCCGCGGCGCACGCGAAGACGCCGAGGACATGGTGCAGGAGACCTATCTGCGGCTGTTGCGCGCGCATCGGCAGCAGGGCGAGGCCATCGCCAATCCCGAAGCCTATCTGTACACCGTCGCGCAGAACCTGGCGCGCGAACAGGCCGCGCGTCGCCGCCAGGCGCCGCTGCGCATCGACGAGATGGAGCAGTTCTCGCAATTGCTGGCGGCGGGAGACGACGTGGAAGACAGCGCACACCGGCGGCAGCGCCAGCAGCACCTGCAGGCCCTGCTCGCCGACCTGCCCGCGCGCACCCGCGCCGTGCTGGTAATGCAGTACCGCGACGGACTGAGCTACAAGCAGATCGCCGAACGCATGGGCGTGTCGCCGCACATGGTCAAGAAACACGTGGTGCGCGGCCTGTCGGCCTGCCGACGCGCGTTGGCCGACAGCGGAGACCGCTGGTGA
- a CDS encoding histidine-type phosphatase, giving the protein MPPLSRLATLALFALAPLACAAARAQPATTETLEKVVILKRHGVRAAMSSTEQLERYSARPWPRFAVPAGHLTANGAALERLFGAYYRARYAPLGLFAGDGCAAAYYWANRTQRTVASAQALASTLTPGCANPVHSVADGTSDPLFDGAPALRTPAAVAQMRAAIAGRIGGDAQAWNAAQADAIDSLQQLLLQCAQRPCPADAGSGKLRLDAVPARLGDAEDAIPGIEGPAAAASGLSESLLMGWADGQDFAALGWRGVDEASLLRAFAPHQAEFALRLRAPAVARMAASPLAARLLATLLEGSGQATRAAPIGGAARLVVLSGHDGTLTLLAGMLDLHWQLPGYQPDQTVPGGALVFERWRRADGERVIRLRYIAQSLAQLRERRALTLQAPPLSSPVFIPQCSRADAAYDCPLPAFAAAVEAALDPRFLTP; this is encoded by the coding sequence ATGCCACCGCTGTCGCGCCTCGCCACCCTCGCCCTGTTCGCCCTCGCGCCGCTGGCCTGCGCCGCGGCACGCGCGCAACCGGCCACGACAGAAACGCTGGAAAAAGTCGTCATCCTCAAGCGCCACGGCGTGCGCGCGGCGATGTCCAGCACCGAGCAACTGGAGCGCTACTCGGCGCGCCCCTGGCCGCGCTTCGCGGTGCCAGCCGGGCATCTCACCGCGAACGGCGCGGCGCTGGAACGGCTGTTCGGTGCTTATTACCGCGCCCGCTACGCGCCGCTGGGGCTGTTCGCCGGCGACGGCTGCGCGGCCGCGTACTACTGGGCCAACCGCACCCAGCGCACCGTGGCCTCTGCGCAGGCGCTGGCCAGCACGCTGACCCCAGGCTGCGCCAACCCGGTACACAGCGTCGCCGACGGCACCTCCGATCCGCTGTTCGACGGCGCGCCCGCCCTGCGCACTCCCGCCGCGGTGGCGCAGATGCGCGCGGCCATCGCCGGCCGCATCGGCGGCGATGCGCAGGCCTGGAATGCGGCCCAGGCCGATGCCATCGACAGCCTGCAGCAACTGCTGCTGCAGTGCGCGCAACGGCCCTGCCCGGCCGACGCCGGCAGCGGCAAGCTGCGCCTGGATGCGGTGCCGGCACGACTGGGCGACGCCGAGGATGCGATCCCCGGCATCGAGGGCCCGGCCGCGGCCGCTTCCGGCCTCAGCGAAAGCCTGCTGATGGGCTGGGCCGACGGCCAGGACTTCGCCGCGCTCGGCTGGCGCGGCGTGGACGAAGCCAGCCTGTTGCGCGCCTTCGCCCCGCACCAGGCGGAGTTCGCGCTGCGCCTGCGCGCGCCGGCGGTGGCACGCATGGCCGCCTCGCCGCTGGCGGCGCGACTGCTGGCGACGCTGCTGGAAGGCAGCGGCCAGGCCACGCGTGCCGCGCCGATCGGCGGCGCGGCGCGGCTGGTGGTGCTGTCCGGCCACGACGGCACCCTGACCCTGCTGGCCGGCATGCTCGACCTGCACTGGCAACTGCCCGGCTACCAACCGGACCAGACCGTGCCCGGCGGCGCACTGGTATTCGAGCGCTGGCGCCGCGCCGACGGCGAGCGGGTGATCCGCCTGCGCTACATCGCGCAGAGCCTGGCGCAGCTGCGCGAACGCCGCGCGTTGACGCTGCAGGCGCCGCCGCTGAGCTCGCCCGTATTCATCCCGCAGTGCAGCCGCGCCGACGCCGCCTACGACTGCCCGCTGCCGGCCTTCGCCGCCGCGGTCGAGGCCGCGCTCGATCCGCGGTTCCTGACCCCATGA